One genomic segment of Helicobacter enhydrae includes these proteins:
- a CDS encoding NAD(P)H-dependent oxidoreductase encodes MKMVEAMRSLHACKIFDETREIPSDEWEQVLEMGRLTPSSFGLEHTRILLIRSKTLREQIQPLCWNQKQIPTCSELVIFKSKVKDIIAPSDYIVQYMQKLGLDERFMKRLQEFQAQADTRRNLEDWSMKQAYLMASSMVNGAGLFGIDSCYIEGFEREALERLLGIDPELERIALLVAFGYRVKEPKAKTRISLDELVEIR; translated from the coding sequence ATGAAAATGGTTGAAGCAATGCGTTCTTTGCACGCCTGCAAAATATTTGATGAGACTAGAGAGATCCCAAGCGATGAGTGGGAGCAGGTCTTGGAGATGGGGCGTTTGACACCTAGCTCGTTTGGATTGGAGCATACGCGTATTTTGCTCATTCGTTCCAAAACCTTGAGGGAACAAATCCAGCCCTTGTGTTGGAATCAAAAGCAGATACCAACTTGCAGTGAGCTTGTGATATTCAAATCCAAAGTCAAAGACATCATTGCTCCATCAGATTATATTGTGCAATATATGCAAAAGCTTGGATTGGATGAACGCTTTATGAAGCGTTTGCAAGAGTTTCAAGCTCAAGCTGACACACGCAGAAATCTTGAGGATTGGAGTATGAAACAAGCGTATTTGATGGCAAGTTCGATGGTCAATGGAGCGGGACTTTTTGGCATTGATTCTTGCTATATAGAGGGGTTTGAGCGTGAAGCTTTGGAGCGATTGCTGGGGATTGATCCTGAACTAGAGAGGATCGCATTGCTTGTGGCGTTTGGCTATCGTGTCAAAGAGCCAAAAGCCAAAACCAGAATCTCACTAGATGAACTTGTAGAAATTAGATAA
- a CDS encoding ribonucleoside-diphosphate reductase subunit alpha, with amino-acid sequence MLTVVKRSGRVELLDISKIQKYTSDAVEGLEGVSQSELEVDAKIHFRDQITTEEIQQTLIKTAVDKIDIDSPNWTFVAARLFLYDLYHKVSGFTGYKHLREYFERGESEGKILKGFKERYDLDALNDYIKPERDLQFNYLGVKTLYDRYLLKDSQNTPIELPQQMFMALAMFLAQNEKDCNAWAMQFYDVISKFEVITATPTLANGRTPRHQLSSCYIGSTPDNIEGIFDAYKEMALLSKYGGGIGWDFSKVRGLGSFIDGHKNAAGGVVPFLKIANDVAIAVDQLGTRKGAIATYLEIWHTDVQEFIELRKNSGEERRRAHDLFPAVWICDLFMKRVEENAQWTLFDPYECPELTELYGEEFEAKYIEYENNPDVLKEHISAKELWKKILTNYFESGLPFLGFKDNANRANPNAHAGIIRSSNLCTEIFQNTQFSTYKVKVEFEDGSEVEFGEFDEVRTDCGVIKKANKLTSIDSLQGKKIFIAQKVQYGGATAVCNLASVNLSKIHTQEDIERVVPIAMRMLDNVIDLNFYPNRKVRATNLANRAVGLGVMGEAEMLASAKIHWGSDAHLEKIDEIMEMISFNAIKASADLAQEKGIYPQFEGSNWSKGIFPIDVANKEALKIVDRGGLFGTSCDWNALREKVKIQGMRNGYLMAIAPTSSISILVGTTQTIEPVYKRKWYEENLSGLVPVVAPNLNLETWDYYVSAYDLDQTALIRAAAVRQKWIDQGQSVNLFISLDTASGKALNDLYMTAWKLGLKSTYYLRSQSPEAKEQVMDRSVECVNCQ; translated from the coding sequence ATGCTAACAGTAGTCAAGCGTAGCGGTAGAGTAGAGTTGCTAGATATTTCCAAAATCCAAAAATACACAAGCGATGCTGTAGAGGGATTGGAGGGAGTGAGCCAAAGTGAGCTAGAAGTCGATGCCAAAATCCACTTCCGCGATCAAATCACCACAGAGGAGATCCAGCAGACTTTGATCAAAACGGCAGTGGATAAAATCGATATAGATTCTCCAAATTGGACATTTGTGGCAGCGCGTTTGTTTTTGTATGACTTGTATCACAAAGTGAGTGGATTCACGGGTTATAAGCATTTGAGAGAGTATTTTGAACGCGGAGAGAGTGAGGGCAAAATCCTCAAAGGATTCAAAGAAAGATACGATTTGGACGCACTCAATGACTATATCAAGCCTGAACGCGATTTGCAGTTTAATTATTTGGGGGTCAAAACACTCTATGATCGCTATTTGCTCAAAGATTCCCAAAACACACCCATTGAGTTGCCCCAACAAATGTTTATGGCTTTGGCGATGTTTTTGGCGCAAAACGAAAAAGACTGCAATGCTTGGGCAATGCAGTTTTATGATGTGATTTCAAAGTTTGAGGTGATTACAGCAACGCCGACATTGGCAAATGGACGCACCCCACGCCATCAGCTCAGCTCTTGCTACATTGGCAGCACACCCGATAATATTGAGGGCATTTTTGATGCTTACAAAGAAATGGCACTTTTGAGCAAGTATGGTGGTGGGATTGGCTGGGATTTTAGCAAAGTCAGAGGGCTTGGAAGCTTCATCGATGGACACAAAAATGCTGCAGGGGGCGTTGTGCCGTTTTTGAAAATCGCCAATGATGTGGCGATCGCAGTGGATCAGTTGGGGACACGCAAGGGGGCAATCGCGACTTACCTTGAAATATGGCATACAGATGTGCAAGAGTTCATCGAGCTTAGGAAAAATAGTGGGGAGGAGCGACGCAGGGCACACGATCTTTTCCCTGCTGTGTGGATTTGCGATCTTTTTATGAAAAGGGTGGAGGAAAACGCACAATGGACACTTTTTGATCCTTATGAGTGTCCTGAGCTTACGGAGCTGTATGGGGAGGAGTTTGAGGCAAAATATATCGAGTATGAAAACAACCCTGATGTGCTCAAAGAACACATTTCTGCCAAAGAATTGTGGAAAAAAATCTTGACAAACTACTTTGAGAGTGGGTTGCCATTTTTGGGATTCAAAGACAATGCCAATCGTGCCAATCCAAACGCACACGCAGGAATCATCAGAAGCTCCAATCTTTGCACAGAGATTTTTCAAAACACACAATTTAGCACCTACAAAGTCAAAGTAGAGTTTGAAGATGGGAGCGAGGTGGAGTTTGGCGAGTTTGATGAGGTGAGGACTGATTGTGGCGTCATCAAAAAAGCAAACAAGCTAACAAGTATTGATAGTTTGCAGGGCAAAAAAATATTCATCGCCCAAAAAGTGCAATATGGTGGTGCTACAGCAGTTTGCAACCTTGCAAGTGTCAATCTTAGCAAGATCCACACACAAGAAGACATCGAGCGTGTCGTGCCTATTGCAATGCGTATGCTTGATAATGTGATTGATCTCAACTTCTACCCCAATCGCAAAGTGCGTGCGACAAACTTGGCAAATCGTGCAGTTGGCTTGGGGGTGATGGGTGAGGCAGAAATGCTTGCGAGTGCAAAAATCCATTGGGGCAGTGATGCGCATCTAGAAAAAATCGATGAGATTATGGAGATGATCAGTTTCAATGCGATTAAAGCAAGTGCAGATTTGGCACAAGAAAAGGGGATCTACCCACAATTTGAGGGCTCAAACTGGAGCAAAGGGATTTTCCCTATCGATGTGGCAAACAAAGAAGCACTCAAGATCGTGGATCGTGGAGGGTTGTTTGGCACTTCGTGTGATTGGAATGCTTTGAGGGAAAAGGTCAAAATTCAAGGAATGCGTAATGGGTATTTGATGGCAATCGCTCCGACAAGCTCTATCTCTATTCTTGTAGGCACCACCCAAACGATTGAGCCTGTGTATAAACGCAAATGGTATGAAGAAAACCTCTCAGGGCTTGTGCCAGTGGTGGCACCCAATCTGAATCTAGAAACTTGGGATTATTATGTGAGTGCTTATGATTTGGATCAAACAGCACTCATTCGTGCTGCGGCAGTGCGTCAGAAGTGGATCGATCAAGGGCAGAGTGTGAATCTGTTTATCAGTCTAGACACGGCAAGTGGAAAGGCATTGAATGATTTGTATATGACTGCTTGGAAATTGGGGTTGAAATCAACTTATTATCTTAGGAGCCAAAGCCCCGAGGCAAAAGAACAAGTGATGGATCGCAGTGTCGAGTGTGTGAATTGTCAGTAG
- the aspA gene encoding aspartate ammonia-lyase → MKRIEHDFLGNLEIDENVYYGVQTCRALENFNISHDRLSNFPQFITALAQVKKSAVLANNELGLISDELKDYISQACDLVMSGKYNDQFVVDMIQGGAGTSTNMNANEVIANIALELMGHKKGEYKYCHPNDHINLSQSTNDAYPTAMRIAIYNYLTTLAEDMKFLQASYERKAEEFKDILKMGRTQLQDAVPMTLGAEFKTFAIMIGEDIDRVLEARNLIREMNMGGTAIGTGMNSHPDYAKIVEKKLQEVTNCPFITAGNLIEATQDNGAYVQVSGVLKRVAVKLSKVCNDLRLLSSGPRAGIGEITLPKMQPGSSIMPGKVNPVIPEVVNQVCFLVIGNDVTVSFAAEAGQLQLNVMEPVVAYSLFNSIEMLGKAMKTLASKCIDGITANEEVCRDYVFGSIGIVTALNPYIGYENSASIASEALSTGKGVREIVLERGLLTQAQLDEIFRPENMLKPHMTIEDKAKMQK, encoded by the coding sequence ATGAAAAGAATCGAACACGACTTTCTAGGCAATCTAGAAATTGATGAGAATGTGTATTATGGAGTGCAAACTTGCAGAGCGTTGGAAAACTTCAACATTTCCCACGACCGACTCTCCAACTTCCCGCAGTTCATCACTGCGTTGGCACAAGTCAAAAAATCTGCAGTGTTGGCAAACAATGAGCTAGGACTCATCAGCGATGAGCTCAAAGACTATATCTCTCAAGCTTGTGATTTGGTGATGAGTGGCAAATACAATGATCAATTTGTAGTGGATATGATACAAGGTGGAGCAGGCACAAGCACCAATATGAACGCAAACGAAGTCATCGCAAACATCGCTTTGGAGCTGATGGGGCACAAAAAGGGAGAATACAAATACTGCCACCCCAACGATCATATCAATTTGAGCCAATCCACAAATGACGCCTATCCGACAGCAATGAGGATTGCGATTTATAACTATCTCACCACCCTTGCAGAAGATATGAAATTTTTGCAAGCCTCTTATGAACGCAAGGCTGAAGAGTTCAAAGATATTCTCAAAATGGGAAGAACACAACTTCAAGATGCCGTGCCAATGACTTTGGGGGCAGAGTTTAAAACCTTTGCGATTATGATTGGCGAAGACATCGATCGCGTGCTAGAGGCTAGAAATCTTATCCGCGAAATGAATATGGGAGGGACTGCTATCGGCACAGGGATGAACTCCCACCCCGACTATGCCAAAATCGTAGAGAAAAAACTTCAAGAAGTGACAAACTGCCCTTTTATCACTGCAGGCAATCTCATTGAAGCTACGCAAGACAATGGAGCCTATGTCCAAGTGAGCGGAGTGTTGAAAAGAGTGGCAGTGAAACTATCAAAGGTTTGCAATGATTTGAGATTGCTTAGCTCAGGTCCAAGAGCAGGGATTGGTGAGATCACTCTACCCAAAATGCAACCCGGAAGCTCCATAATGCCCGGCAAAGTCAATCCGGTGATTCCTGAAGTGGTCAATCAAGTGTGCTTTTTGGTGATTGGTAATGATGTCACTGTGTCTTTTGCAGCAGAGGCTGGGCAACTTCAACTCAATGTGATGGAGCCTGTGGTCGCATATTCTTTGTTTAACTCGATTGAAATGCTTGGCAAAGCGATGAAAACTTTAGCAAGTAAATGTATCGATGGAATCACTGCAAATGAGGAAGTTTGTCGTGATTATGTCTTTGGCTCCATTGGCATTGTTACTGCACTCAATCCTTATATCGGATATGAGAACTCCGCCTCGATCGCATCAGAGGCATTGAGCACTGGAAAGGGAGTGCGTGAAATCGTGCTAGAGAGAGGTTTGCTCACACAAGCACAGCTTGATGAAATTTTCCGACCTGAAAATATGCTCAAGCCTCACATGACAATCGAAGATAAGGCAAAAATGCAAAAATAA
- the typA gene encoding translational GTPase TypA has translation MQNIRNIAVIAHVDHGKTTLVDGLLSQSGTFSSHEQVDERVMDSNDLERERGITILSKNTAIEYKGTKINIIDTPGHADFGGEVERVLKMVDGVLLLVDAQEGVMPQTKFVVKKALSFGIRPIVVVNKIDKPAAEPDRVVDEVFDLFVAMEANDFQLDFPVVYAAARDGYAIKNLEDEKKNLEPLFEAILEYVPAPTGSSDNPLQMQIFTLDYDNYVGKIGIARVFNGRVKKGETVMLAKSDGSKETGRITKLIGFLGLARTEIENAQAGDIVAVAGFNAIDVGDSLVDPNHPMPLDPMHLEEPTMSVYFAVNDSPLAGLEGKHVTANKIKDRLLKEMQTNIAMRCEEMGEGKFKVSGRGELQITILAENLRREGFEFSISRPEVIVKEENGTKMEPFEHLVIDTPQDFSGAIIEKLGRRKAEMKAMNPMGDGYTRLEFEIPARGLIGYRSEFLTDTKGEGVMNHSFLEFRAFSGSVESRSNGALISMENGDATAFSLFNIQERGVLFINPQTKVYVGMVIGEHSRDNDLDVNPIKSKHLTNMRASGSDDAIKLVPPRDLTLERALEWIEDDEILEITPLNIRIRKKYLDPNMRKRMKK, from the coding sequence ATGCAAAATATTAGAAATATCGCAGTGATTGCACATGTCGATCACGGGAAAACAACACTAGTTGATGGATTGCTAAGTCAGTCAGGGACTTTTAGCTCACACGAGCAAGTTGATGAGCGGGTGATGGATAGCAATGACTTAGAAAGAGAGCGAGGGATCACAATCCTCTCAAAAAACACAGCGATTGAATACAAAGGAACCAAAATCAACATCATTGACACCCCCGGACACGCCGATTTTGGAGGCGAGGTGGAGCGTGTGCTCAAAATGGTGGATGGCGTGTTGCTCCTTGTAGATGCACAAGAGGGGGTGATGCCTCAAACCAAATTTGTGGTGAAAAAAGCATTGAGCTTTGGTATCCGTCCAATCGTGGTAGTCAATAAGATAGACAAACCTGCCGCCGAGCCTGATAGAGTGGTTGATGAGGTGTTTGATCTGTTTGTGGCAATGGAGGCAAATGATTTTCAGCTTGATTTCCCTGTGGTTTATGCAGCAGCACGCGATGGGTATGCGATCAAAAATCTTGAAGATGAGAAAAAAAACCTAGAGCCTTTGTTTGAGGCGATTTTGGAGTATGTCCCTGCTCCTACAGGAAGCTCTGATAATCCTTTGCAAATGCAGATTTTCACCCTTGATTATGATAATTATGTCGGAAAGATAGGGATTGCGCGCGTGTTTAATGGGCGTGTCAAAAAGGGTGAAACGGTAATGCTTGCCAAAAGTGATGGGAGCAAAGAAACAGGTAGGATTACAAAGCTCATCGGATTTTTGGGACTTGCAAGGACAGAGATTGAGAATGCACAGGCTGGAGACATTGTCGCGGTGGCAGGATTCAATGCGATTGATGTGGGGGATTCTTTGGTTGATCCCAATCACCCAATGCCCCTTGATCCAATGCACCTAGAAGAGCCCACAATGAGCGTGTATTTTGCCGTTAATGATAGTCCTCTTGCGGGGCTAGAGGGCAAACATGTGACTGCCAACAAAATCAAAGATAGACTTTTGAAAGAAATGCAAACCAATATCGCAATGCGTTGTGAGGAAATGGGAGAGGGGAAATTCAAAGTCAGTGGGAGAGGGGAATTGCAAATCACGATTTTGGCAGAAAATCTCAGACGCGAGGGCTTTGAGTTTTCGATCTCGCGTCCAGAGGTGATTGTCAAAGAAGAAAACGGCACAAAAATGGAGCCTTTTGAACATCTTGTGATTGACACTCCTCAAGATTTTAGTGGGGCAATCATTGAGAAGCTTGGGCGACGCAAGGCGGAGATGAAAGCGATGAATCCGATGGGCGATGGCTACACTAGGCTTGAGTTTGAAATCCCTGCAAGAGGGCTGATTGGCTATCGTAGTGAGTTTTTGACAGACACCAAAGGAGAGGGGGTGATGAATCACTCGTTTTTGGAGTTCCGTGCGTTTAGTGGAAGTGTGGAGAGTCGCAGTAATGGGGCTTTGATTTCTATGGAAAATGGCGATGCTACGGCGTTTTCTTTGTTTAATATCCAAGAGAGGGGGGTGTTATTTATCAACCCTCAAACCAAAGTCTATGTGGGAATGGTGATAGGTGAGCATAGCAGAGATAATGATCTTGATGTCAATCCTATCAAATCCAAGCATTTAACCAATATGCGTGCAAGCGGAAGTGATGATGCGATTAAGCTTGTGCCACCTAGAGATCTCACGCTTGAGAGGGCGTTGGAATGGATTGAAGATGATGAGATTTTGGAGATCACTCCTTTGAATATTCGTATCAGAAAAAAATATCTTGATCCCAATATGCGTAAAAGAATGAAAAAATAA
- a CDS encoding anaerobic C4-dicarboxylate transporter: MLILEIIILLGAIFIGVKLGGIGIGYAGGIGVVILTLGLGLTPGSIPTDVILIIASVISAISAMQVAGGMEYLVDIAEKILRKNPKYINYLAPLITYTLTLFAGTGHTAFSMIPVTIDVAKSANIKPSVPLSIAVVASQIAITASPISAAVIYMTGVLEPLGMSYLSLLGIWIATTFAGCMLTAFIISTFSNTKLSDSQIFQERLAQHLVEEPQGHTQRIITPQAKLSVLFFALGVLAVVLYACAISKNIALIDPVILPRDGAIISFMLVVASLITIFCKINPSKIPDSSVFKSGMVACICVLGVAWLGDTFVKAHIDEIKTYASDIVSAYPYLLAVGLAFGSMLLYSQASTAKALMPAVIVALGISAEHAEHAYILVASFSAVSALFVLPTYPTLLGAVQMDDTGTTRIGKYIFNHSFIIPGVLAIALSVSLGFILAPLMI; the protein is encoded by the coding sequence ATGTTGATTTTAGAGATTATCATTCTGCTTGGTGCTATTTTTATCGGGGTGAAACTTGGGGGGATTGGCATCGGCTATGCTGGAGGGATTGGCGTAGTCATCCTTACGCTTGGACTGGGCTTAACCCCCGGGAGCATTCCTACAGATGTCATCCTCATCATCGCCTCTGTCATTTCTGCTATCTCGGCTATGCAGGTAGCAGGTGGGATGGAATATCTAGTCGATATTGCAGAAAAGATTTTGAGAAAAAACCCAAAATACATCAATTATCTAGCCCCGCTCATCACCTACACTCTCACGCTTTTTGCAGGGACAGGGCACACGGCTTTTTCTATGATTCCTGTAACCATTGATGTTGCCAAAAGTGCAAACATCAAGCCCTCTGTGCCACTCAGCATAGCAGTGGTTGCCTCTCAAATCGCAATCACCGCCTCCCCTATTTCTGCAGCAGTCATCTATATGACAGGGGTGCTAGAGCCTTTGGGAATGAGCTATCTTAGTCTTTTGGGCATTTGGATTGCGACGACTTTTGCAGGGTGTATGCTCACAGCATTCATCATCAGCACTTTTAGCAATACCAAACTTTCAGATAGCCAAATCTTCCAAGAGCGTCTAGCACAGCATTTGGTCGAAGAGCCACAAGGACATACCCAAAGGATCATCACTCCTCAAGCCAAACTCTCTGTTTTGTTTTTTGCACTTGGGGTGTTGGCTGTGGTGCTTTATGCTTGTGCGATCTCCAAAAATATCGCACTCATCGATCCTGTCATACTACCAAGAGATGGAGCGATCATCTCTTTTATGCTAGTTGTGGCTTCACTTATCACTATCTTTTGCAAAATCAATCCCTCTAAGATTCCTGATTCTAGTGTGTTCAAAAGTGGAATGGTGGCTTGTATCTGTGTGCTTGGAGTTGCGTGGCTTGGCGATACTTTTGTCAAAGCTCACATCGATGAAATCAAAACCTATGCTTCAGACATCGTGAGTGCGTATCCTTATTTGCTTGCTGTCGGACTTGCTTTTGGCTCAATGCTCCTATACTCTCAAGCCTCCACAGCCAAAGCGTTGATGCCTGCGGTGATTGTGGCATTGGGGATTAGTGCAGAACACGCAGAACACGCCTATATCCTTGTGGCATCGTTTTCGGCAGTGAGTGCGCTTTTTGTTTTGCCAACTTACCCTACACTTTTGGGAGCTGTGCAGATGGATGACACAGGAACGACTAGAATCGGAAAATACATATTCAACCACTCTTTCATCATCCCCGGAGTGTTAGCCATCGCCCTCTCTGTGTCTTTGGGCTTTATCCTTGCCCCCTTGATGATATAA